The Desmonostoc muscorum LEGE 12446 genome includes a region encoding these proteins:
- a CDS encoding diacylglycerol/polyprenol kinase family protein, translating into MLIILSDFTSIPVLWLQIAGAAIWVLFILIIAWVVNRFTNGEPEIVRKIVHIGTGNVILLAWWLDIPPSVGITASILASAITLLSYRFPILPGINSVGRQSLGTFFYSVSFGILIACFWYLEQPQYAALGILVMTWGDGLAALIGQRFGKHKYKVFGAEKSWEGSLTMMLVSYIVSSLILVGTQGNSWQTWTISLVVALIATALEAFSFLGIDNLTVPLGSAALAFFLSNLVF; encoded by the coding sequence TTGCTGATTATATTGTCTGACTTCACCTCAATTCCGGTTTTATGGCTACAAATTGCGGGCGCTGCAATTTGGGTGTTATTCATCCTCATAATTGCATGGGTAGTAAACCGCTTTACTAATGGCGAACCAGAAATTGTCCGCAAGATAGTTCATATAGGCACTGGTAATGTGATTCTACTGGCTTGGTGGCTGGATATTCCCCCTAGCGTCGGAATAACAGCCTCGATTTTAGCAAGCGCAATCACCTTATTGTCTTACCGATTTCCCATTCTTCCTGGTATTAATAGCGTTGGGCGTCAAAGTTTAGGGACATTTTTTTACTCTGTGAGTTTCGGTATCTTAATTGCCTGCTTCTGGTACTTGGAACAACCGCAATACGCAGCACTAGGAATTTTAGTCATGACTTGGGGAGATGGATTAGCAGCCTTAATTGGTCAGCGTTTTGGTAAACACAAGTACAAAGTCTTTGGGGCAGAAAAAAGTTGGGAAGGCTCCTTGACTATGATGCTTGTTAGCTATATTGTCAGCAGTTTGATTTTAGTTGGAACTCAAGGAAACAGTTGGCAAACTTGGACAATATCACTCGTGGTGGCATTAATTGCTACTGCTTTAGAAGCTTTTTCATTTCTGGGTATTGACAATTTAACAGTTCCTTTAGGAAGTGCGGCTCTTGCTTTCTTTTTAAGTAATTTAGTTTTTTAG
- the yidD gene encoding membrane protein insertion efficiency factor YidD, whose protein sequence is MKLLLILLIRGYRMFISPLFPPSCRFQPTCSMYAIQAIERFGVLRGSWMATLRILRCHPFHPGGYDPVPEVKEE, encoded by the coding sequence ATGAAACTACTATTAATTTTGCTGATTCGCGGCTATCGAATGTTTATCTCGCCGTTGTTTCCTCCGAGTTGTCGTTTTCAACCAACTTGTTCGATGTATGCCATTCAAGCCATTGAACGATTTGGAGTATTACGTGGTAGCTGGATGGCAACCCTACGGATTTTGCGCTGTCATCCGTTTCACCCAGGTGGTTACGATCCGGTACCGGAGGTGAAAGAGGAGTAG